One window of Robiginitalea biformata HTCC2501 genomic DNA carries:
- a CDS encoding ATP-binding protein, with amino-acid sequence MIKRILEEKITQRLDKGKAILVIGPRQVGKTTLINSILDNREHLFLDGDDSTVRNLLTDPNTEQLKSIIGNHNTLFIDEAQRIENIGLTLKIITDQFKKVQLLVSGSSAFELNNQTSEPLTGRKWEYKLYPISWRELEDSIGYVKSEQQLELRILYGMYPDVINNLGDEIEVLKQLTNSYLYKDILAFSGIRKPQMLEKLLRALALQLGSEVSYNELAQLVGVDKNTVANYIDVLEKGYVVFRLSSFSRNLRNEIKTNQKIYFYDTGVRNAVIGNFNLLDSRSDKGGLWENFLIAERIKKLAYDGSLANSYFWRTKQQQEIDYVEEVSGQITGYEFKWSEKAKAKLSKSFMVSYNAAIEVIHRNNFREFV; translated from the coding sequence ATGATTAAGCGGATTTTAGAAGAAAAAATCACTCAACGGCTTGATAAGGGAAAAGCAATTCTGGTCATCGGACCCAGACAAGTTGGAAAAACGACCTTGATCAATTCCATTTTGGACAATAGGGAACATCTGTTTTTGGATGGTGATGATTCCACCGTCAGAAACCTATTGACCGACCCCAATACCGAGCAATTAAAGAGCATTATAGGCAACCACAATACTTTGTTCATCGATGAGGCCCAACGTATTGAGAATATAGGGTTGACCTTAAAAATCATTACCGACCAATTCAAAAAAGTACAGTTATTGGTAAGCGGATCTTCAGCCTTTGAATTGAACAACCAGACCAGCGAACCATTGACCGGAAGAAAATGGGAATACAAATTGTATCCAATTTCTTGGCGGGAATTGGAGGACAGTATTGGTTATGTAAAGTCAGAGCAGCAGCTCGAATTGAGAATCCTTTATGGTATGTATCCTGATGTCATTAACAATCTTGGGGACGAAATCGAGGTTTTAAAACAATTGACCAACAGTTATCTCTACAAAGATATTTTGGCATTTAGCGGAATACGAAAGCCCCAAATGCTGGAAAAGTTACTTCGTGCTCTGGCCTTGCAGTTGGGCAGCGAGGTGAGTTACAACGAACTTGCCCAATTGGTAGGCGTTGATAAGAACACCGTTGCCAATTACATCGATGTTCTTGAAAAAGGGTATGTTGTTTTTAGGCTATCTAGTTTCAGTAGGAATCTAAGGAACGAAATAAAGACCAACCAAAAGATTTACTTCTACGATACAGGTGTTAGAAACGCTGTCATCGGTAATTTCAATCTGTTGGACAGCAGAAGCGATAAGGGGGGGCTCTGGGAGAACTTCTTGATAGCCGAGCGTATCAAAAAACTGGCCTACGATGGCTCTTTGGCCAATTCCTATTTTTGGCGAACAAAACAGCAACAGGAAATCGATTACGTTGAAGAAGTCTCAGGCCAAATAACAGGTTATGAGTTCAAGTGGAGTGAAAAAGCAAAAGCAAAGCTTTCCAAGTCCTTTATGGTAAGTTACAATGCCGCTATCGAAGTAATCCACAGAAATAATTTTAGGGAATTTGTTTAG
- a CDS encoding site-specific integrase: protein MRHECGTLMYNYKFYISDKSNLNGTHSVKLRYYENRNSRVQIDTGIEIPSKYWNKEKSFLKKSKEVASEFVQLTQMDSLANQIVTSFQNQGKPLSKKLFKKQFEEGEPSVNQKPLQDFFTEFEDYLESKKGKVVKDVIKDYNSLKKHLEGFEEFSGIIIDFNAFDYHFYQEWTDYLAYHAPLKNGGVGMKNNTIGKLVKNLKAFLNDRVRRNRIKPIDLSSFKVVQEEVDHIYLTDDEIQAIADVDCKEDKELEKVKDFFVIGCLTGLRFSDISRIRPEYLDSEGFLNIRQKKTSGRIVVPLRKQVKAILDKYSGYAPDIDSFTFNRRIKELGDSAKLHQKVEIEHKRGTIKEAQLLEKYKLISSHTCRRSFCTNAYLNGIDVQLIMKISGHKSEKAFRRYLKISNYEAAQKLKEAWGLD, encoded by the coding sequence ATGCGGCACGAATGCGGCACGCTAATGTACAATTATAAGTTTTACATATCGGATAAATCGAACCTAAATGGAACGCATAGTGTCAAATTACGATACTATGAAAATCGTAATTCCAGAGTTCAAATTGACACGGGTATTGAAATACCATCTAAATATTGGAACAAGGAAAAATCATTTCTTAAAAAGTCCAAAGAAGTGGCATCCGAATTTGTTCAACTGACCCAAATGGACAGTTTGGCAAATCAAATAGTTACTTCTTTTCAAAACCAAGGCAAACCACTTTCAAAAAAACTTTTCAAAAAACAATTTGAAGAAGGTGAACCATCGGTAAATCAAAAACCACTTCAAGACTTTTTTACCGAGTTTGAAGATTATTTGGAAAGTAAAAAAGGAAAGGTAGTTAAGGATGTTATTAAAGATTACAATTCCCTTAAAAAGCATCTGGAAGGTTTTGAAGAGTTTTCCGGTATTATAATAGACTTTAACGCCTTCGATTATCATTTTTACCAAGAGTGGACGGATTACCTTGCCTATCATGCGCCCTTGAAAAATGGAGGTGTTGGTATGAAAAACAATACCATCGGCAAATTGGTTAAAAACCTAAAAGCATTTCTAAACGATCGAGTGCGAAGAAACCGTATTAAACCCATTGACCTTTCCTCATTCAAGGTAGTTCAGGAAGAGGTTGACCATATTTACCTAACCGATGATGAGATACAGGCCATTGCCGATGTCGATTGTAAAGAAGATAAAGAATTGGAAAAGGTAAAAGACTTCTTTGTAATCGGTTGTTTAACCGGACTTCGATTTTCCGATATCTCTAGAATCCGACCTGAGTATTTGGATAGTGAAGGATTTTTGAATATTCGGCAAAAGAAAACTTCTGGCCGAATAGTAGTGCCGCTTCGTAAGCAGGTCAAAGCAATCTTAGATAAATACAGCGGATATGCCCCTGATATTGATTCTTTTACCTTTAATAGGCGCATAAAAGAACTGGGCGATTCGGCCAAACTTCACCAGAAAGTTGAAATCGAACATAAACGTGGAACTATCAAAGAGGCACAACTTTTAGAAAAATACAAATTAATAAGTTCCCATACGTGCAGGCGTTCTTTTTGTACCAATGCTTACTTGAATGGCATCGATGTACAGTTGATAATGAAAATTTCAGGGCATAAATCTGAAAAGGCCTTTCGCCGTTATCTGAAAATCTCTAATTATGAAGCTGCCCAAAAATTGAAGGAGGCTTGGGGATTGGATTGA
- a CDS encoding alpha/beta fold hydrolase: protein MIYSCKNLLADNSNFWLGLLLVFLNPWTQPLIAQASHFLELPGVTLHYRDLGEGLPVLLINGGPGMSSEGFLMMAGNLAENNRVILFDQRGTGLSELDVVNDSTVTMDRMVADIEALRRHLGINRWVVMGHSFGGILAYYYASKYPDRLLGMIQSSSGGMDLELLATLDIPGGLTPVEQDSLRYYNRRIQRGDTTHATRLKRGEFLAPAYVYHREHIPVVAERLTQGNRTINRLVWQDLRRMGYDVKSQMRMLACPVLILHGRQDIVSPELAGKAHRILQDSRLVILEESKHYGWLDNPGGYFAAIEEFLGMLRDR from the coding sequence ATGATATACAGCTGTAAAAATCTACTTGCGGACAACTCGAACTTTTGGCTCGGGCTCTTGCTGGTCTTTTTGAATCCCTGGACTCAGCCTCTCATCGCCCAGGCCAGCCATTTTTTGGAACTGCCGGGCGTTACCCTCCACTATCGGGACCTGGGGGAAGGCCTGCCTGTTCTGCTTATCAATGGCGGCCCGGGGATGAGCAGCGAAGGGTTTCTTATGATGGCCGGGAATCTGGCCGAAAACAACCGGGTAATACTCTTCGACCAGCGGGGGACCGGCTTGTCCGAATTGGACGTCGTCAATGATTCCACGGTTACCATGGATCGGATGGTCGCGGACATCGAGGCGCTGCGCCGGCACCTGGGGATCAACCGGTGGGTGGTGATGGGGCATTCCTTCGGGGGCATCCTGGCGTATTACTATGCCTCGAAGTACCCGGACAGGCTGCTGGGGATGATCCAGTCCTCTTCAGGGGGCATGGATTTGGAATTGCTGGCCACCCTGGATATCCCGGGTGGGTTGACCCCTGTTGAGCAGGATTCCCTGCGTTATTACAACCGCAGGATCCAACGCGGCGACACCACCCATGCGACCCGGTTAAAGCGGGGGGAATTCCTGGCCCCGGCTTATGTGTACCATCGGGAACATATACCGGTAGTGGCCGAGCGGCTCACCCAGGGGAACCGTACAATCAACCGGCTCGTCTGGCAGGACCTCAGGCGGATGGGTTATGACGTGAAATCTCAAATGCGCATGTTGGCCTGCCCGGTATTGATCCTGCATGGCAGGCAGGATATCGTGAGCCCGGAACTCGCCGGGAAGGCACACCGGATTTTACAGGATTCCCGGTTGGTCATCCTTGAAGAGAGCAAACATTACGGCTGGCTGGATAACCCGGGGGGGTATTTTGCTGCGATTGAGGAATTTCTCGGGATGTTGCGGGATAGGTGA
- a CDS encoding prolyl oligopeptidase family serine peptidase — translation MKRFAFLLLALWVLPATTQQPSLQQILGYSFPTELTASETSGLVAWVENAEGVRNIYYARGLEYLPVQLTRYTADDGQELSQLRFGPEGKTLWFVRGGSANRQGEYPNPVSMPDPPEQTIHKASLENSDIQALSEGHHPLLAGDRVIFLRKGQPRIMDLSGENESPLFKVRGSVSGLALSPDGSKLAFVNSRGDHSFIGIYNFATEAFHFQDPSIDRDSDPVWSPDGQQLAFLRTPYEEPELFVPRRQGLPFSIRVTEVASGKTQTIFTADAGTGSVFQGVSASNQLFWTARNTLIFPWEKDGWRHLYELPAGGGEPRLITPGAGEVQYVSQNTDRGTLLFNSNQADRDRPHIYSYDGGLKQLTRGESLEWTPVMDGDGAIFCLGSTATDPANVKRIIPGGIEAVTRDLNYPSESLVVPVAVSLTASDGHPSYGQLFVPPGLKRGEKAPAVIYFHGGSRRQMFPGFHHLGYYHYAYAMNQYLAQNGYVVLSLNYRSGTGYGLEFREAEGYGAAGASEYRDVLAAAGFLQNHPQVDASRLGLWGGSYGGYLTALGLARNSDRFKAGVDIHGVYDWNNIIEGFMPSYNPLAKPEFAKRAYEASPIAVMEGWKSPVLLIHGDDDRNVPFSETVKKAGRLRELGVEFEQLVFPDDVHMFLLHDNWYRALEATKDFFDRKLN, via the coding sequence ATGAAACGATTTGCCTTCCTCCTGCTGGCCCTTTGGGTCCTCCCTGCAACTACCCAGCAACCCTCACTACAACAAATCCTTGGTTACAGCTTCCCAACCGAGCTGACAGCCTCAGAAACCAGCGGCCTGGTTGCCTGGGTGGAAAACGCCGAAGGGGTCCGGAATATCTACTACGCAAGGGGCCTGGAGTACCTGCCGGTGCAACTCACCCGTTACACGGCGGACGACGGGCAGGAACTGTCCCAGCTCCGTTTCGGCCCCGAAGGGAAAACCTTGTGGTTCGTACGCGGCGGGTCTGCCAACCGCCAGGGGGAATACCCGAACCCCGTAAGCATGCCCGACCCGCCGGAGCAGACGATCCATAAGGCCTCCCTGGAAAACTCGGACATCCAGGCCCTGTCGGAGGGGCACCACCCGCTGCTGGCCGGGGACCGGGTTATCTTCCTCAGGAAAGGGCAGCCCCGGATCATGGATTTGAGCGGGGAAAACGAAAGCCCGCTCTTTAAGGTGCGGGGTTCGGTTTCCGGCCTGGCGCTCTCCCCGGATGGATCCAAACTCGCCTTTGTCAACAGCCGGGGGGATCACAGTTTTATCGGCATCTACAACTTTGCCACGGAAGCATTCCATTTCCAGGATCCCAGCATCGATCGGGACTCCGACCCGGTCTGGTCCCCGGACGGGCAGCAGCTTGCCTTCCTCAGGACGCCGTATGAGGAGCCGGAATTATTTGTCCCCCGGCGTCAGGGACTCCCCTTTTCGATACGGGTCACAGAGGTTGCCAGCGGGAAAACCCAAACTATCTTTACAGCAGATGCAGGGACGGGCAGCGTCTTCCAGGGGGTTTCCGCTTCCAACCAATTGTTCTGGACGGCCCGAAATACGCTGATATTCCCCTGGGAAAAGGACGGGTGGCGCCACCTGTATGAACTCCCTGCTGGTGGCGGGGAACCCCGGCTGATTACCCCGGGGGCCGGCGAAGTACAGTATGTTTCCCAAAACACGGACCGGGGAACGCTGCTTTTTAATTCCAACCAGGCAGACCGGGACCGGCCCCATATCTATTCGTATGACGGCGGCCTGAAACAGCTTACCCGGGGCGAATCGCTTGAGTGGACGCCCGTCATGGATGGAGACGGAGCGATTTTCTGCCTGGGCTCCACAGCCACCGATCCTGCCAATGTCAAGCGCATAATACCTGGCGGCATCGAGGCGGTTACCCGGGACCTCAACTATCCCTCCGAATCCCTGGTGGTGCCCGTCGCCGTTTCCCTTACCGCCAGCGATGGCCACCCGTCCTACGGCCAGCTCTTTGTCCCTCCCGGCCTGAAAAGAGGCGAAAAAGCCCCGGCAGTGATCTATTTCCACGGGGGGTCGCGCCGGCAGATGTTCCCGGGGTTCCACCACCTGGGGTACTACCACTACGCCTATGCAATGAACCAGTACCTGGCCCAGAACGGGTATGTGGTGCTGAGCCTGAATTACCGGAGCGGGACCGGCTACGGCCTGGAATTCCGGGAAGCCGAAGGGTACGGGGCAGCTGGTGCCAGCGAATACCGGGATGTCCTGGCTGCGGCCGGTTTCCTGCAAAACCACCCGCAGGTGGATGCCTCCCGTCTGGGCCTCTGGGGCGGGTCGTACGGGGGCTACCTGACCGCCCTGGGCCTGGCCCGCAACTCGGATCGTTTCAAAGCCGGGGTGGATATCCACGGGGTGTACGACTGGAACAACATCATCGAAGGCTTCATGCCCAGCTACAACCCGCTGGCCAAGCCGGAATTTGCCAAAAGGGCGTATGAGGCTTCCCCCATCGCCGTGATGGAGGGGTGGAAATCTCCGGTGCTTTTGATCCACGGGGATGACGACCGCAATGTGCCTTTCAGCGAGACCGTAAAGAAAGCCGGGCGCCTGAGGGAATTGGGCGTAGAATTCGAACAGCTGGTCTTCCCGGACGATGTCCATATGTTCCTCCTGCACGACAACTGGTACCGGGCCCTGGAGGCCACCAAAGACTTTTTTGACCGCAAGCTGAACTAG
- a CDS encoding nuclear transport factor 2 family protein: MKALNFVLSALAVIALAGCGEQPEPEMSESAEAQPDYQAFEKQVGIIESLFAAHAAEDLERIDGMLADTLQFSPPAYNGGQWVGKEEFLSGIRGYHENFDNIQWHEGIVMPDSTVGAYWSGSVFPEATATIEPDVIRVYGTWHATHTESGKDVGVKFFTLITINEAGKISQISEYFDVNGLAVQIAEE; encoded by the coding sequence ATGAAAGCTTTGAATTTTGTACTGTCGGCACTGGCAGTAATTGCCCTTGCGGGGTGCGGGGAACAACCGGAACCTGAAATGTCGGAATCGGCAGAAGCCCAACCGGATTACCAGGCTTTTGAGAAACAGGTGGGCATCATAGAGAGCCTATTTGCCGCCCATGCTGCCGAAGACCTGGAGCGTATTGACGGGATGCTGGCCGATACGCTGCAATTTAGCCCGCCCGCCTACAATGGGGGCCAATGGGTCGGGAAAGAGGAATTCCTGTCCGGCATCAGGGGGTACCACGAGAACTTTGACAACATCCAATGGCACGAAGGGATCGTCATGCCCGATTCCACCGTCGGGGCGTACTGGTCAGGCTCGGTATTTCCTGAAGCCACTGCCACCATCGAACCGGACGTAATCCGGGTCTATGGCACCTGGCACGCTACGCATACGGAGTCCGGCAAGGATGTGGGGGTGAAATTCTTTACGCTGATAACCATTAATGAAGCCGGTAAAATTTCCCAGATTTCCGAGTATTTTGACGTCAATGGCCTGGCCGTCCAGATAGCGGAGGAATAA
- a CDS encoding TerB family tellurite resistance protein has translation MPFNLMEKLAVLKTIDEVIQMDEEIKDGEIDFMNRLSDTLDVGPDLILEARNTEPAEALAVLRAMPDEQKQLLARLLNEAANSDGEVDEREIQFIYRVLTAAGIQLRN, from the coding sequence ATGCCTTTTAATTTAATGGAAAAACTGGCCGTCCTCAAAACCATTGACGAAGTCATCCAGATGGATGAGGAAATCAAAGACGGCGAAATAGATTTTATGAACCGCCTGTCCGATACGCTGGACGTGGGTCCGGACCTGATATTGGAGGCCCGGAATACCGAGCCCGCCGAGGCCCTGGCCGTACTCCGCGCCATGCCGGACGAACAGAAACAACTCCTGGCCCGCCTGCTCAATGAAGCGGCCAATTCGGACGGGGAGGTGGACGAGCGGGAAATCCAGTTCATCTACCGGGTGCTGACCGCTGCAGGCATCCAGTTGAGAAACTGA
- a CDS encoding DUF2237 family protein, whose translation MEGNYNVLGTKLIPCSRDPLTGFYRDGDCRTGPGDTGTHVVCAVMTAEFLQFTRSRGNDLSTPMPYFNFPGLQPGDSWCLCASRWKEAYREGVAPPVILEATHRKALEILEFEWLLEYKHTPEDAAG comes from the coding sequence ATGGAAGGAAATTACAACGTACTGGGAACAAAACTCATCCCCTGCAGCCGGGACCCGCTTACCGGGTTTTACCGGGACGGGGATTGCCGTACGGGGCCAGGCGATACGGGTACCCATGTGGTTTGTGCGGTCATGACCGCAGAGTTTCTGCAGTTTACACGCTCCCGGGGGAACGACCTGAGTACCCCGATGCCCTATTTTAATTTTCCCGGCCTGCAGCCCGGGGATAGCTGGTGCCTGTGCGCCTCCCGCTGGAAAGAAGCCTACCGGGAAGGGGTGGCACCTCCGGTCATTCTGGAAGCCACGCACCGGAAAGCCCTGGAAATCCTGGAATTTGAGTGGTTGCTGGAATACAAGCACACCCCGGAAGATGCGGCCGGGTAG
- a CDS encoding tetratricopeptide repeat protein, protein MKFSKFIKECQEYNVLKNISIYIVSSWVLLQVIDLIAGPLGFSNQVVAWVLILLLIGLPLYIFGIWKLKLANSIKRKPVTDAEGNPVPGKFRRSGFQKIYFFFLALISLICLGIALFIVNTNFVRSMDLPSLETGDKIAILEFENLTGDPENDLVGKMAVDWIIHGVTRNKLGQVISPEIISDYSKVLRASLVPSEDNGLFSNYLKPSRIVEGEYYLADGRLIFQCAILDGSMDRTLISFEPVSCDPDSPLDCIEALNQRIQGYFVNVERKEESLEEHPPKYEAYELFNRAKQWRYEDDRKYLDLLNQAIAADTTFFEPKIYRFMHYFNRGAYRTADSLLTRIKLSSGMFPRQRNLLNVYDALLQGNHRNTYRYQKEEYKITPLHLETNSNMMVFTLQLVNKPRGVDSIFREVAMGEMDLSQCDFCTERYKIKAMSDIELGDFPAAIALLRQFEDGVEFGILKKILLRAHIRKGDFPKAQSLLSRYADLFDPAQLSDIRLFAAKEFIIAGRQDLADATLSEILTDQDYGSAKTDSTALPVIAESLFYKGDYQEAETVLEELTGRGEADFYFTSLLAACYHKNAEPQRAAALIADLESRKGPYQFGEVPYSLGQYYAITGDAQRTYQYLLRAIAEGHWYETGAFRNDPLLKDYINTDTFSRIRTFWH, encoded by the coding sequence ATGAAATTCAGTAAATTCATCAAGGAATGCCAGGAGTACAATGTCCTGAAAAACATTTCTATTTACATAGTTTCCAGTTGGGTTTTGCTCCAGGTGATCGACCTGATTGCCGGACCCCTGGGTTTTTCAAACCAGGTAGTGGCCTGGGTGCTCATCCTCCTGCTGATCGGCCTGCCGCTTTACATCTTCGGGATTTGGAAACTCAAACTGGCCAATTCCATCAAAAGGAAACCCGTAACCGACGCCGAAGGCAACCCGGTTCCCGGTAAATTCCGGCGGAGCGGCTTCCAGAAAATCTACTTCTTCTTCCTGGCGCTGATCAGCCTGATATGCCTGGGGATCGCGCTGTTTATTGTCAACACGAATTTTGTCCGGTCCATGGACCTCCCGTCCCTGGAAACCGGCGATAAAATTGCCATCCTGGAGTTTGAAAACCTTACCGGCGACCCGGAAAACGACCTGGTTGGAAAGATGGCCGTGGACTGGATCATCCACGGGGTTACCCGCAACAAGCTGGGCCAGGTGATCTCCCCGGAAATCATCTCGGATTATTCCAAGGTGCTGCGGGCCAGCCTGGTCCCCTCTGAGGATAATGGGCTATTCAGCAATTACCTGAAACCCTCCCGTATCGTGGAGGGGGAATACTACCTGGCCGACGGCCGGCTCATCTTCCAGTGTGCGATCCTGGACGGGTCCATGGACCGGACGCTGATCTCCTTCGAACCCGTATCCTGCGACCCGGATTCCCCGCTGGATTGTATCGAGGCACTGAACCAGCGGATTCAGGGCTATTTTGTGAATGTGGAGCGCAAGGAGGAAAGCCTGGAGGAACACCCGCCCAAGTACGAGGCATACGAATTATTCAACCGGGCGAAACAGTGGCGCTACGAGGATGACCGGAAATACCTGGATCTGCTCAACCAGGCCATTGCCGCAGACACCACGTTCTTTGAGCCGAAAATCTACCGGTTCATGCACTACTTCAACCGGGGGGCATACCGCACTGCGGACAGCCTGCTGACCCGGATCAAGCTCTCCTCGGGCATGTTCCCCAGGCAGCGGAACCTGCTGAATGTATATGATGCCCTGTTACAGGGCAACCACCGCAATACCTACCGCTATCAGAAGGAGGAGTACAAGATTACGCCCCTCCACCTGGAGACCAATTCGAACATGATGGTATTCACCCTGCAATTGGTGAACAAGCCCCGGGGGGTGGACTCCATTTTCCGGGAAGTGGCAATGGGGGAAATGGACCTGTCCCAATGCGATTTTTGCACCGAGCGCTACAAGATCAAGGCGATGTCGGATATTGAACTGGGAGACTTCCCCGCGGCCATCGCGCTGTTGCGGCAATTTGAGGACGGGGTGGAATTCGGGATCCTGAAGAAAATCCTGCTGCGCGCCCATATCCGGAAGGGGGACTTCCCGAAAGCCCAATCCCTCCTTTCACGCTACGCGGACCTTTTTGACCCCGCCCAACTTTCCGACATACGGCTTTTTGCCGCCAAGGAATTCATCATAGCAGGCCGGCAGGACCTGGCGGATGCAACGCTCTCCGAGATCCTTACTGACCAGGACTACGGGTCGGCCAAAACAGATTCCACGGCCCTGCCTGTAATAGCCGAAAGCCTGTTTTACAAAGGGGACTACCAGGAGGCGGAAACAGTCCTGGAGGAACTCACCGGCCGGGGGGAAGCGGATTTTTATTTTACGAGCCTGCTGGCGGCCTGCTATCATAAAAATGCTGAGCCCCAACGGGCTGCGGCATTGATTGCGGACCTGGAGTCTCGCAAAGGACCCTACCAGTTTGGGGAGGTGCCCTATTCCCTCGGACAGTATTACGCCATTACCGGCGATGCACAACGAACCTACCAGTACCTGCTTCGGGCAATAGCCGAAGGGCACTGGTATGAAACGGGCGCGTTCCGGAACGACCCATTGCTCAAAGATTACATCAATACGGACACCTTTTCCAGGATACGGACCTTCTGGCATTGA